DNA sequence from the Malus sylvestris chromosome 10, drMalSylv7.2, whole genome shotgun sequence genome:
CTCAAGCCTTACAGAACTGAATCTAGGATACAACCAATTGGAAGGAGATCTCTCCATGCTTAATTTCTCCAATCTTAGTCAACTTATTAAACTTGACCTAGTGAATAATCGCTTCACTGGTCCCTTGCCAATAAGCGTTTACTCATGCAAGTCCTTGACAGCACTCCGACTGAGCGCAAATTATCTAGAGGGACAATTACAACATGAAATTCTTTCTTTAAAATCCTTGTCATTCCTTTCGCTTTCTCATAACAGACTGACCAATGTCACAGGGGCAATGAAGATATTGAAGGATTGCAAAAGTTTAAGGGTACTCatttttggaaataattttCTGGGTGAAGAAATACCAGATGGTGATCTCATGGTTGATTCATCTGGGTTCCAAAATATCTCCATTATCGGTTTGTCAGGCTGCCAATTGACAGGAAAAGTACCTGTATGGCTGTCGAAGCTCGAGAAATTGAAGGTGTTGGATCTGTCTTTTAACAGACTCACGGGACCAATACCTGGTTGGTTGGGGACTCTTCCAAGTCTATCCTATATAAACTTGGATAATAACTTCATTTCAGGTGAATTTCCAAAGGAGCTTTGCAGACTACAAGCTCTCAGTTCGGAAAAGGCTGCAACTCAAACAGGTCACGACGATTTAGAGTTGCCCGTCTACTTCAACAGCTTTAATGGGTCTGGAGCTATGGTACAGGTCAAGTATTTGTCCAGCTTTGGGAGAGTAATCAACCTCGGGAACAACAGTCTAAGTGGCAATATACCCCGCGATATTGGGCAATtgcaacttctccaagaacTGGATATTAGTTTTAACAAATTCTCTGGCAACATTCCACACCAAATCTCGAACCTCCGCAACTTGGAGTTATTAGACCTCTCAAGAAACCATCTTTCTGGTGAAATCCCAGCATCACTATCAGGTCTTAATTTCTTGTCTTCATTTCGTGTTGCCTACAATAACCTCCAAGGCCAAATACCATTAGGCACTCAGCTGCAAAGCTTCGATGCTACTGCCTTTGAGGGTAACCCAGGACTTTGCGGCTCCCCGCTTCCAAATGAGTGCCAGAAGAAGAGTCCAGGAGATAGTGATACAACTAAGGACCAGGAAGATGTACATGACTCTGGGAATGGAattccatggcttcaaatttcaGTGTCTCTTGGTTTCATTGTAGGGTTTTGGGGAGTTTGTGGCCCTTTAGCTTTGAGCAGGTCATGGCGATATGCATATTTCGAATTTCTCTCCAATGTTGTAGACCGCTTTGTGCGTTAATCAAGTGTACTTTTCTTTGAGAAATAAAAGACTTATTTACTAGTACACATTACTGCTGCTATGCTGCATCCCAACAATTTAAGATATATAAGAGCGTTTGATAACCatattgttttcaattttcaatttttattttcacttttccgaaaactaaaattttgttTGGTAACATTGAAAACGAAAAacgaaaaactgaaaactactTCCTGCAGCTGGCGTGTACATGGAATCGCCAACTATTGGTGCACCAAGCGCTGCCGGTTGTGCTCGAACCTGCATCATCAATGTAGTTCTTTCCAAAGAAATTATCATTATCTGACCTTACCTGCAACACAAACTATTAAGAGAATCGTAAATATTCTTTTAACTCCTAGTTCCTTAGAATCCAATGACATAACTAACGGAAACAGAATACAGTAACCATGTAAGATTCAAGTAATACTTTCCTTGTGCCAAAGAACGAGAAGTCACAGTTTTTAGATATTTAGTTATaactcaacaacaacaacaacaacaaagccttttcccactaagtggggtcggctatatgaatcctagaacgtcattgcgctcggttttgtgtcatgtcctctgttagatccaagtactcaagtcttttcttagggtctcttccaaagttttcctaggtcttcctctaccccttcggccctgaacctctgtcccgtagtcacattttcgaaccggagcgtcagtaggccttctttgcacatgtccaaaccaccggaaccaattttctctcatatttccttcaattttggctactcctcctttacctcggatatcttcATTCCCAATATTTAGTTATAACTCATCTTCCCAAAATCTTGAATTCTAAACTACTGAAAATCTTATTCCTTTTGAAATATTATATGCTTGAAGCAGCAGGACGTATCCTTTTATTTGAGCCAATTTAAAGCCAATATTAATAAGACCATATCTCAGAGATCTCGGAAAAACAACAAATTGAGAAAATGATCACCATCTCACTCCAAATTAGAGtccgaaaagaaaataaaactaattgaattCATGTACCAGTATAGATTTTTGCTCCTAACCTGATGAGTCCGCCCAGTCAGAAGGTTGATTTTACACTCATATGCATATTCTTTTGAAGGCCACCCAGAGTCTTCAACACAATATTTCTGTTCAACAACAGAACTTGGCCAGGGAATCTCCTTGCATTCCATGACTTCAAGTTGACACAAACTCCACCGTTTCATGAAATCTGCGTTGCCAATAATTGTTTAGCTTCATACAGAAGGAGTTTACTACTAAGTGTGAAAAATTCACAAAGTATATTTCTATTCACGAAGTTTCTTTCTTCAACTGTGGTTGTGAAGATGTTACATCAAGTTAAGGAAAGCTTTCTATGGGTGGGCTTCAATTCATTAAAACTTCAAATTGGCTTTTAAAACATTTATAAAAACCGAAAGAACAAGATTATAATCCTGAAATTGCTTCAAACAACGGTCATGTCCTGTCTATTTGAATCATCCCACCAAATGCCTGTCGGGAGAAATAATGGTTTTTAGTTCTACATACAAGCAGCACACACTGAAGGTGTCATTTCAGCTCCAAATAGGAAAACAGAAAGGAAAGATATTGGCAAAACAATGTGGTGAGGATGTAAATCCCACAAGGCACTTGACACATTCAAAGTGCAACTCTTCAAACACCAAACTAGTTTCTATGCAGTGCTTGACATAGACTATTACCTTCTGAAATGAGTCTTGGAGCCATGTTAATTGGACGCATGTAGTGAGTAATTGTTCCAATTGGCACAGGGGCAGCGGCAAGAGCAAGATAATGCTTCTTCACCTTTTTCTCCTGCGTGAAAGAAAGGATAAATAAACTTAATGACCTAAAGAAAACAAACTGTGTGTTGGAGGTAAGTAATAAGGAACCCCTCAGCTTCTGAGTTATCACACTCTGCCCTCCCCCTCCCAGTAATTAAGGCTATCAAAATTATGTATGCCAAAGCATAAAAACTTACTCTGATTTTTCCGTGAAAAAACTGAGCAATACTCCTTGGTTCTAGCTAAGACAACACTGCAAGTGAGTGAGTAGCATTACCCTCTGTCTCAAGTCTCACCAACAAGAAAGACAACAAACTAGTATAATAGAACATACCATCCTTCTGTACAATTATCTATCTGATGTGTAGTCATCAGGGGTGTTGTTAGTCCCAAGGCACGAGTGGCAAAGGTTGCACAACTTTCTTCGATGTTGTCTGTAGTTCCTCCTACCTGGACAAAAATTGTTATTGAATCATAGTTGATGTAAGCAACtaattaactaataaaaaaacatttgataGTGCCAGATAACAGATATCGAAATGCGTCTGTAATGATACGTACTGTTGTACCAGCAGGTTTGTCCAAAACCACGAATTCATCAGTTACAGCTACAATTCTTGATTTCCAGTCAATTTCATAGCACCTgatcaaaatttgatgtgaacaaGAATAACACtagtaaaaattataataaggacgcgtaaaacattgtgttttaCCTAGGAAAACGCTTTGGGTGTACATGAACACGTAAGTAGGTTCCAGTTTCAACAAATTGGTCTGGATGTGTTATGCGGAAAGTCTTCTGTGCTTCTCTTACAGTTTTTCCTTTGATGGAAGCTCTATCTTTTAGTACTGATGGTGCTGTAACTTCTTTAAATACCCTCATCTGCTCTGGGGTTGCAGTTGGAGGAGGCCGTGGACAGACAAGGGCATAATATACAGCTCCGAAATGGATGAGATCTGCAACAAACCTTCaaagaatgaaatttttttcaatttatcaaCTCGAACTTGGTAATGACGGAACTCACTGAAGAGGAAGATCCAGAACTTTGCAGATGTATTCTAGTACAGGCCCCCCTTCTGAAACAACCAAGTGCTCGATTCTTGGCGGTCCATTGTCTGAGGGACATGGAAGCaagtagacctgtaaacgggtcgggtttattgggtttgggtcgggttgaaccctacccgttaagttaacgggtcacccgaacccaacccgttaagctaatgggtcacccgaacccgacccgttaagttaacgggtcacccgtttcaccctttaacacccgttaacaattattattattttttttttgcataaagtttattttttgttcttaagactttactaaaattactaaaatatcatcaactaacgggtgctaacgggtgttaacgggtcctaacgggtctaacgggttgacccaaagtgacccgttatttaacaggttgttaacgggttcatccgttagcgacccgacccgttaaacatccacccaaatacaaatattaacgggttgggtcgggtcgggttaacgggttgggtccaaaatgccaggcctaGAAGCAACCGAGTATATTCAGGGTAGCTGAAAGAAGATATGATATCAAAGTCGGCAAACCATAGAACACAAAATGGCAGAAACTCTATGTAACATTTTGTTGTTGGCGACAATTATATCGACACATTATCCATCACAATGATCAAAATTATAAAACTCTAAAACGATAGagattcaaattttcatttccaGATTCTTTTGCTCTGCTCATtttctcagtaaccaaacaAAGTGCTTCCGAATTCGATCAGTTTAATCCAAACCTCACTTTCAATAAATGGATACTAACAATTAAGCCAAAATCTCAGAGCTTCCATTTCCATTACAAAGAAAGAATATGGTATTCTAAAACGATAAAGATTCAAAATTTCCATTCCACACTCTTAATCTCTGATCATTTTCTCGGTTACCAAACAAACTGCTTCCAAGTTCGACCTTCATTCGAACTCTCACTTTCAACAAATAAATACCAACAATTAAGCCAAAATCTCAGAAaccgaaaaacaaaaacaaacaaaaaagcaTCAAAGTCGGAAAATTTAAGGTACCTATTTGCAGAAGAAACGGCAGTTGGCTGCGAAACGTCTTGTTTAAGGGACTGACGTGCAGATTTTCGTTTATTCGAACTCCGAGAAAACCATGCCACCTTAACGTGCCTGTAGCTGTTGGAGTGTTCACTGAGAGCAACGTGGGTGAGTGCTAACGTGCGTACAAGGGCCGCCGGCGCACTGAAACTCAGGCAGCCGTTGGCCAACATTGAGAGAAGCTCACCGGCCCCATCTTCTTCCTCCGGAGGCTGAAGCTTTGAGTTGATTTTAACTGAGATTTTGATTTCTTAAAGCCGGGTTGTGGGTCGGGTTTTTACAGATTAATGGACCGCGTCCAAAAGCATTATCCAAGCTCGATCGAGTCCACTAGTTATTGGGCCTCTGTTACCCAACTACCCTTGAGTTGGGCCAGATGAAGTTCTTAGgctttttttctaaaaaaaattaatgaaaatgacttgaaaattttgagttttaacgataaaaacaaaataaatgataaaatgaatagtatcaggattgactttttagtgtcaaAATATGGTTTtctgttaaagtgaacagtaccgaaagcttttagttaaagttcccttttttataCCCTCTaagagctcgtttggaagtgtatttaaaataattgaatgcgcttttagtgaaaatatatTTGGGGTAAAAGTATTTTAAGCGATTCTAGCAAAAAGCACCACGAAGTCCTTCAAGGGCTTTTTCAGGATTTACTTGCAGTTAAACTAAcgatttattctaaaaatattttcaccgaAAACGATTTTaaccattttaaaagtacttctaaATGAACTCTATGTTGAGAATTTCTTGTGTGCGGCCATGTGTATgcactaaaataataaagataatgttaggaaaaccaaattttaaaactaagtAATGTGTCGCcgataaaaaataaacacgttaatcgatacttaattaataatatattaatcTACGATCAgattatttaatttataaatttaatctctctgCCATTATCCGAAcaataaatataaaagacaTTTGATAGttctattttaaaagtacttccaaatgaACTATATGATGAGAAGTTCTTGTGTGCGGTCATGTGTATGCACTAAAATAATAAGGATAATGTtaagaaaatcaaattttaaaactaagtAATGTGTTACGATAAAAAACAAACACGTTAATCGtcaattaattaataatctaTTAATCTACAATCACGTTATttcatttataaatttaatttctctacCATTACTCGatcaataaatataaaattgaattagTCCGGATTAATGAAAACTTATCAAAACAGAAAACATTATAGGCTTTGTCTTCTTTCTACTGTCAGCAATCAGCATTGACTTGGCTTGCTTATCatgtagggctgggttcggttcaaatcggttcggttttttgacaaaaccgaaaccaaaccgaaatttcggttcggttcggttcggctcattttttttcggttttttttcggtttggtttttttcggtttttttttcccaaaaaaaataaaaattttgaaacttaaattttaacatctctaacACAATCACAGTTCAAGTCTTCCACACAATCACACTTCAAGTCTTCCAacacaaaaaaatcaaataaaccttCAAGAAATTGAATACTTACTGTTAAAGAAATCCGGAGGAAGGAGAGCTAAAGATCCATGTTACAACCATGGACTTGGCACGTTggaaagaggaagagaggaaggagagttgaagagagaaagagaggaagagaggaaggagggagagagagactgaggaatgagggagagagagcagcggatgagggagagagagactgaggaagGAGCGAGAGTGTTTGAGAATGAAAACTCAAAAATGAGTGACAGCTGCTAGGGTTTGTAAACTTAAcaaattttataaagcattaGCGATTAGAATACCTATAAATTATATACTGGTACAGATATGGCAACAAAAAGCCTACAGTCAAGTTGGCTTGAAGGAATTATCCCCCCTGGACGGAAGGGGTTTGATTCCTCACAACAGCAGGTTTTaagtatttatatttaattttaagttaAAAGGTTTGTTGATTGCTCAAAAAAACTTTTCTGAAACCCTGGAGGCATGAGGATTCGAACCCATGCGCAGGGGCTTGAAAAGTTTCAAGCAAACCAACTTGGTAACAGGTTATGTCTTGTTATGATTGTATCactaaattatttataatattgaaaaaaaat
Encoded proteins:
- the LOC126587996 gene encoding receptor-like protein 3, encoding MPLSTGTMAVQPNHLTKSYVLPLFILFITSGISTTHAACSKMDQQSLFSSFDIASSSLNWSSNDCCRWEGITCDMAGRVTHLLLPSKHLKGVISPSLRNLTHLTHLNLSHNILSGHLEAGFFLSLGRLQILDLSYNLLSGELPLSPPPSCIRIVDLSSNQFNGTTPSSFLQRAWNLSNLNVSNNLLKGQIPSFNCSYSPFVRSLDFSHNDFSGIIPLGLGNCSKLELFRAGFNSLLGTLPCDIHNARALEEISLPSNKLSGAIGENIANLTNLAILDLNFNQLSGALPLHIGKLSRLKLIILHFNNLESLLPPSLMNCSSLTELNLGYNQLEGDLSMLNFSNLSQLIKLDLVNNRFTGPLPISVYSCKSLTALRLSANYLEGQLQHEILSLKSLSFLSLSHNRLTNVTGAMKILKDCKSLRVLIFGNNFLGEEIPDGDLMVDSSGFQNISIIGLSGCQLTGKVPVWLSKLEKLKVLDLSFNRLTGPIPGWLGTLPSLSYINLDNNFISGEFPKELCRLQALSSEKAATQTGHDDLELPVYFNSFNGSGAMVQVKYLSSFGRVINLGNNSLSGNIPRDIGQLQLLQELDISFNKFSGNIPHQISNLRNLELLDLSRNHLSGEIPASLSGLNFLSSFRVAYNNLQGQIPLGTQLQSFDATAFEGNPGLCGSPLPNECQKKSPGDSDTTKDQEDVHDSGNGIPWLQISVSLGFIVGFWGVCGPLALSRSWRYAYFEFLSNVVDRFVR